One window from the genome of Salisaeta longa DSM 21114 encodes:
- the gcvH gene encoding glycine cleavage system protein GcvH has product MSYPEDLYYTDDHEWLRTEDDGTATIGVTNFAQQELGDIVFVELDPEGTSLQKGDVFGTIEAVKTVSELFMPASGTIVDVNTALEDAPETVNDDPYGDGWMVRIELENMDDLDDLMNAEAYEQIA; this is encoded by the coding sequence ATGAGTTACCCCGAAGACCTTTACTACACGGACGACCACGAATGGCTGCGCACGGAAGACGACGGCACGGCCACCATTGGTGTCACCAACTTTGCACAGCAGGAGCTGGGCGACATCGTGTTTGTGGAGCTTGACCCAGAAGGAACGTCCCTGCAAAAGGGCGACGTGTTTGGCACCATTGAGGCCGTCAAAACCGTCTCTGAGCTGTTCATGCCGGCCAGCGGTACCATCGTAGATGTAAATACCGCGCTGGAAGATGCGCCCGAGACGGTGAACGACGATCCGTACGGCGACGGCTGGATGGTTCGGATTGAGCTGGAAAACATGGATGACCTCGACGACCTCATGAACGCCGAGGCCTACGAGCAAATCGCGTAG
- the efp gene encoding elongation factor P gives MATTVSTSDFRNGLTFIWKDDLWQIVDFLHVKPGKGGAFVRTTLKNVRDGRELDNTFRAGEKVEEIRVEKREHQFLYEDDYGLHFMNMDTYAQFALPPEQVEGREYLKEGATVDILFRADTEEPLKTRLPQKVDLEVADTTPGLRGDTAQGGSKPATLESGATVDVPLFINEGDVVRVNTDTGAYETRVSTA, from the coding sequence ATGGCCACCACCGTAAGCACCAGCGACTTCCGCAACGGACTCACGTTCATCTGGAAGGATGATCTCTGGCAGATTGTTGACTTCCTCCACGTTAAGCCCGGCAAGGGCGGTGCCTTCGTGCGCACGACGCTTAAAAATGTGCGCGACGGGCGCGAGCTCGACAACACCTTTCGGGCCGGCGAGAAGGTCGAGGAGATTCGCGTAGAGAAGCGAGAGCATCAGTTTCTGTACGAAGACGACTACGGCCTTCATTTCATGAACATGGACACCTACGCGCAGTTTGCGCTGCCGCCGGAGCAGGTGGAAGGCCGCGAATACTTGAAAGAAGGCGCCACTGTGGATATTCTGTTTCGCGCCGACACCGAAGAGCCACTCAAAACGCGCCTGCCGCAGAAGGTAGACCTTGAAGTGGCCGATACCACCCCGGGGCTACGCGGCGACACCGCCCAAGGCGGATCCAAGCCGGCCACGCTCGAAAGCGGCGCCACCGTCGACGTCCCGCTCTTCATTAACGAAGGCGACGTGGTGCGCGTAAACACCGACACCGGGGCCTACGAGACGCGCGTCTCGACGGCGTAA
- a CDS encoding glycosyltransferase family 4 protein yields the protein MRLLLVSQDFPPAVGGIQTYAVELAERLQAHGVDVTVVAPTAPKAAAIDAALSCTVRRLPVRPDLLVAPLLHRLPRWMRADPHDVVLHAQWQTVPASLVARRFTGAPSTILCAGHGRELLYNPYAQVPLLGRLYDAARRALVQRVDHAFPVSRYNARLMERLGVPRERLTVLHNGTDPALFAPTSTAAVRERLGLSADQPVVFTACRLVERKGVATVLRALPAVAAQHPSVQYLVAGDGPDRKRLQRLVHTLEVDRHVEFLGNIDYDQLPAYYSASNVFVMTPHEAPPQVEGFGIVFLEANACEVPVVGSQAGGIPDAVQDGKTGLLVPPEAPEPLAEAVNGLLANPARARQMGRYGRQRVVDELSWDAVAGRMHATITRVAERS from the coding sequence ATGCGCCTTCTGCTTGTCAGCCAGGACTTCCCGCCAGCCGTTGGAGGTATTCAGACGTATGCTGTGGAGCTGGCGGAGCGCCTGCAGGCGCATGGGGTTGACGTTACCGTGGTGGCGCCAACGGCTCCGAAGGCGGCGGCCATCGACGCGGCGTTGTCGTGTACCGTGCGTCGGCTTCCGGTGCGGCCCGATTTGTTGGTGGCCCCGCTGTTGCATCGGCTGCCGCGGTGGATGCGCGCTGATCCACACGACGTGGTGCTGCATGCGCAGTGGCAAACGGTGCCCGCGTCGCTCGTGGCCCGCCGGTTCACCGGCGCCCCCTCCACCATCTTGTGCGCGGGGCATGGGCGCGAGCTCCTCTACAACCCGTACGCCCAGGTGCCGCTGCTTGGACGCCTGTACGATGCGGCGCGCCGGGCACTGGTGCAGCGCGTCGATCATGCGTTTCCAGTCAGCCGCTACAACGCCCGACTGATGGAGCGGCTGGGTGTGCCCCGTGAGCGCCTCACGGTGCTCCACAACGGAACCGACCCGGCGCTTTTTGCGCCAACGTCCACGGCAGCCGTGCGCGAGCGCCTGGGCCTTTCCGCGGATCAGCCCGTCGTGTTTACGGCGTGTCGGTTGGTGGAGCGCAAGGGCGTGGCCACGGTACTGCGCGCGCTGCCGGCAGTGGCAGCGCAGCACCCGTCCGTTCAATACCTCGTCGCGGGCGATGGCCCCGACCGCAAGCGGCTGCAGCGCCTTGTGCACACGCTGGAGGTTGACCGCCACGTGGAGTTTCTGGGCAACATCGACTACGACCAACTTCCGGCCTACTACAGCGCGAGCAACGTCTTCGTCATGACGCCGCACGAGGCCCCGCCCCAGGTCGAGGGCTTCGGGATCGTCTTTTTGGAGGCGAATGCGTGCGAGGTGCCGGTGGTTGGGTCGCAGGCCGGCGGCATCCCCGACGCAGTGCAGGACGGCAAGACGGGGCTTTTGGTGCCCCCGGAGGCCCCCGAGCCGCTGGCCGAAGCCGTCAACGGGTTGCTTGCGAATCCGGCGCGCGCCCGGCAGATGGGCCGTTACGGACGACAGCGCGTGGTGGACGAGCTGTCTTGGGATGCGGTGGCGGGCCGTATGCATGCCACCATTACGCGGGTCGCCGAGCGCTCGTAG
- the accC gene encoding acetyl-CoA carboxylase biotin carboxylase subunit: protein MPDINKVLIANRGEIALRIIRTCHEMGLQTVAVYSTADRDALHVRFADEAVCIGPPSSAQSYLRPDRLIAAAEVTGADAIHPGYGFLSENAEFSQICRDNNVIFIGPKPETIRLMGEKSLAKETMADAGVPTVPGSDGIVGSMAEGRAVAEDIGFPVMVKASAGGGGRGMRLVRDPDDFARLFEGARSEAQNAFGNPDVYIEKFVEKPRHVEIQLLGDGQGNVLHFGERECSIQRRHQKLLEEAPSPIVSEDLRERMGEAAISGAQAVNYSGAGTVEFLVDAEHNFYFMEMNTRIQVEHPVTEEVTDWDLIEQQIRVAMGETIQTGSIPLEGHAIECRINAENPFKNFAPSPGVIKAFHQPGGHGVRVDTHAYADYMIPPHYDSMIAKLIVRGKTRDQAIRKMKRALDEFVIEGIHTTIPFHQQLMENERFQAGDFDTRFLDDFDIVSPTA from the coding sequence GTGCCTGACATCAACAAAGTACTGATTGCCAACCGTGGAGAGATCGCCCTCCGCATCATTCGGACGTGCCACGAGATGGGCCTGCAAACGGTGGCCGTCTACTCCACGGCCGACCGCGACGCCCTGCACGTGCGCTTTGCCGACGAGGCCGTGTGCATCGGCCCGCCGTCTTCGGCGCAGAGCTACTTGCGCCCCGACCGCCTCATCGCTGCGGCCGAGGTCACCGGCGCCGACGCCATCCATCCCGGCTACGGCTTTCTGTCCGAAAACGCCGAGTTTAGCCAGATCTGCCGCGACAACAACGTCATTTTTATTGGCCCCAAGCCCGAGACCATCCGCCTCATGGGCGAAAAGTCGCTGGCCAAAGAGACCATGGCCGACGCGGGCGTGCCCACCGTGCCCGGCTCCGACGGCATTGTAGGCTCCATGGCCGAGGGCCGCGCCGTGGCCGAGGACATCGGCTTTCCCGTGATGGTGAAGGCCAGTGCGGGCGGCGGGGGGCGCGGCATGCGCCTCGTGCGCGACCCGGACGACTTTGCCCGCCTCTTTGAGGGCGCGCGCTCCGAGGCCCAAAACGCCTTCGGCAACCCCGATGTGTACATCGAAAAGTTCGTCGAGAAGCCGCGCCACGTCGAAATTCAACTGCTGGGCGACGGCCAGGGCAACGTCTTGCACTTTGGCGAACGCGAATGCTCCATTCAGCGCCGCCACCAAAAGCTGCTCGAAGAAGCCCCCTCCCCCATCGTCTCGGAGGATCTGCGCGAGCGCATGGGCGAGGCAGCCATCTCCGGCGCACAGGCCGTGAACTACAGCGGCGCCGGCACGGTCGAGTTTCTCGTGGACGCCGAGCACAACTTCTACTTCATGGAGATGAACACCCGCATCCAGGTGGAGCATCCCGTGACGGAAGAGGTGACCGACTGGGACCTCATCGAGCAGCAGATTCGCGTGGCCATGGGCGAGACCATCCAGACGGGCTCCATTCCGCTCGAAGGCCACGCCATTGAGTGCCGCATCAACGCCGAGAATCCGTTCAAAAACTTTGCGCCCTCGCCGGGCGTCATCAAAGCCTTCCATCAGCCCGGTGGCCACGGCGTTCGCGTCGACACGCACGCCTACGCCGACTACATGATTCCGCCCCACTACGACTCGATGATCGCGAAGCTCATCGTGCGCGGCAAAACCCGCGACCAGGCCATCCGCAAGATGAAACGCGCGCTCGACGAGTTCGTCATCGAAGGCATCCATACCACCATCCCCTTTCACCAGCAGCTAATGGAGAACGAGCGCTTCCAGGCCGGCGACTTCGACACGCGCTTCCTGGACGACTTCGACATTGTTTCTCCCACCGCGTAA
- the accB gene encoding acetyl-CoA carboxylase biotin carboxyl carrier protein, producing the protein MKLSKIQDLLKIVADSGVAEIEYEDDDFKLTIRQQSPTVMMQPAAPSYPMQQPYAAPPQAAPTAQPQPQPQAAPPAPDANATANAASATNGAPESSGDTDDTSSSSANDQTVTAELVGTFYRQPSPDADPFVSVGDTVETGDVLCIIEAMKIMNEIESPVSGTVKEILVEDAEPVEFDQPLFIVEAK; encoded by the coding sequence ATGAAGCTCTCGAAGATTCAGGATCTGCTTAAAATTGTTGCCGACAGTGGCGTTGCCGAAATTGAGTACGAGGACGACGACTTTAAGCTGACGATCCGCCAGCAGTCGCCTACGGTGATGATGCAACCCGCGGCGCCGTCGTACCCGATGCAGCAGCCGTACGCGGCCCCACCGCAGGCGGCCCCCACGGCACAGCCACAGCCGCAGCCGCAAGCCGCCCCCCCGGCGCCCGACGCCAACGCGACGGCCAACGCCGCTTCGGCCACCAACGGCGCGCCCGAATCTTCAGGCGACACCGACGACACCTCTTCATCCAGCGCCAACGACCAGACCGTCACCGCGGAGCTCGTGGGCACGTTCTATCGTCAGCCCAGCCCCGATGCCGATCCGTTCGTTTCGGTGGGCGACACGGTGGAGACGGGCGACGTGCTGTGCATCATCGAGGCCATGAAGATCATGAACGAGATCGAGTCGCCGGTGAGCGGCACCGTGAAAGAGATCCTCGTCGAGGATGCCGAGCCGGTCGAGTTCGATCAGCCGCTCTTCATTGTCGAAGCAAAATAA